In Pyrus communis chromosome 1, drPyrComm1.1, whole genome shotgun sequence, the following are encoded in one genomic region:
- the LOC137719579 gene encoding protein GLUTAMINE DUMPER 1-like — MRTVIAFSTATPGAKSPLESSLLPTATTTGQQQQQRSPWHSPVPYLFGGLAGMLGLIAFSLLILACSYWKLSSRLEDREGGERDLESGGGDEKGDGSNKSVKVFEEKVLVVMAGNENPTFLATPVSVCSKAASFGGADDHADEQGMSKKVNKEESSEKAKEEMGSHDPEEPENIRNQDDESETQLRRLQEEQVQHENQRA, encoded by the coding sequence aTGAGAACCGTAATTGCTTTCTCTACTGCAACTCCGGGGGCAAAATCCCCACTAGAATCATCACTGCTGCCAACTGCAACAACCACggggcagcagcagcagcagcgctCGCCGTGGCACTCTCCGGTGCCCTACCTATTCGGAGGCCTGGCGGGGATGTTGGGTCTGATTGCTTTTTCTCTGTTGATCCTTGCCTGCTCTTACTGGAAGCTTTCGAGCCGGTTGGAGGACAGAGAAGGAGGCGAGCGAGACTTAGAGAGCGGCGGCGGCGACGAGAAAGGCGACGGGTCGAATAAATCAGTGAAGGTGTTCGAGGAGAAGGTTTTGGTTGTTATGGCAGGGAATGAGAACCCAACTTTCTTGGCCACGCCGGTTTCCGTGTGCTCGAAAGCTGCTTCTTTCGGCGGCGCTGACGATCATGCCGACGAACAGGGAATGAGCAAAAAAGTAAATAAGGAGGAGAGCTCCGAGAAAGCGAAAGAAGAAATGGGGTCCCATGATCCCGAAGAACCCGAAAATATTCGAAACCAAGACGATGAATCGGAGACTCAGCTGAGGCGATTACAAGAAGAACAAGTACAACATGAAAACCAGCGAGCTTAA